From Streptomyces sp. SAI-135:
CCCGAGGTCCAGGTCGCGATGCTCTCGCGCCGTATCTCGGACCTGACCGAGCACCTCAAGACCCACAAGCACGACCACCACTCCCGTCGTGGTCTGCTGATCCTGGTCGGTCAGCGCCGTCGCCTTCTCCAGTACCTGGCGAAGAAGGACATCCAGCGCTTCCGTACGCTGGTCGACCGCCTCGGCATCCGCCGCGGTGCGGCGGGCGCCAAGTAGGACGCCGTGAGGGGAGCGGTTCCCGAAGCGATCGGGGGCCGCTCCCTTTGCCGTACGTGCTCACCGCACGTACGGAAACGTGCGCAGTGTCACACCCGCTTTGTAGTGTGGTAGCACAACGCAGTAGCAAGCAGAACCACGAGGAGAAGTGCGCCTCGCCGCCGCCGGTCCTCGGTAGTGGCCCCCGGGCCTTGCGAACCCGGGTGCTTCGATCGAAGACCGGCCCGCACCAGATGGAGCGCTTCTCCGCGCACGTCCCCCCGCCACACGGGCGGATCGGGACAAAGACGATACGCAGACGAAAAGTAACGGAGAGCACCTAGTGGAGAACGAGACCCACTACGCCGAGGCCGTCATCGACAACGGCTCCTTCGGCACCCGCACCATCCGCTTCGAGACGGGCCGCCTCGCCAAGCAGGCCGCCGGCTCCGCCGTGGCGTACCTGGACGACGACACCATGGTGCTGTCGGCCACCACAGCTTCCAAGAACCCCAAGGACCAGCTCGACTTCTTCCCCCTGACGGTGGACGTCGAGGAGCGGATGTACGCCGCCGGCAAGATCCCCGGCAGCTTCTTCCGCCGTGAGGGCCGCCCCTCCGAGGACGCCATCCTCACCTGCCGCCTCATCGACCGCCCGCTGCGCCCGTCCTTCAAGAAGGGCCTGCGCAACGAGATCCAGGTCGTCGCCACCATCATGGCGCTCAACCCCGACCACCTGTACGACGTCGTGGCGATCAACGCCGCCTCCGCGTCCACCCAGCTGGCCGGTCTGCCCTTCTCCGGCCCGATCGGCGGCGTCCGCGTCGCGCTGATCAACGGCCAGTGGGTCGCCTTCCCGACGCACTCCGAGCTCGAGGACGCCGTCTTCGACATGGTCGTCGCGGGCCGCACCCTGGAGGACGGCGACGTCGCGATCATGATGGTCGAGGCCGAGGCCACCGAGAAGACTATCCAGCTCGTCAAGGGCGGCGCCGAGGCCCCGACCGAGGAGGTCGTCGCCGCCGGTCTGGAAGCCGCGAAGCCCTTCATCAAGGTCCTCTGCAAGGCCCAGGCCGACCTCGCCTCGAAGGCCGCCAAGCCCACCGGCGAGTTCCCGATCTTCCTCGACTACCAGGACGACGTCCTGGAGGCGCTCTCCGCCGCCGTCCGCCCGGAGCTCGCCTCCGCGCTGACCATCGCCGGCAAGCAGGAGCGCGAGGCCGAGCTGGACCGCGTCAAGGCGCTCGCCGCCGAGAAGCTCCTCCCGGAGTTCGAGGGCCGCGAGAAGGAGATCTCCGCCGCGTACCGTTCCCTGACCAAGCAGCTCGTCCGCGAGCGCGTGATCAAGGAGAAGAAGCGCATCGACGGCCGTGGCGTCACGGACATCCGTACGCTCGCCGCCGAGGTCGAGGCCATCCCGCGCGTGCACGGCTCCGCGGTGTTCGAGCGTG
This genomic window contains:
- the rpsO gene encoding 30S ribosomal protein S15 gives rise to the protein MSLDAATKKQIITEFGTKEGDTGSPEVQVAMLSRRISDLTEHLKTHKHDHHSRRGLLILVGQRRRLLQYLAKKDIQRFRTLVDRLGIRRGAAGAK